The DNA window AATAAATACTGGCGATAAAACTATTAACCCAAGAAAGGCAGCGACCAAATCCAAACAGCGCTTAAAAATATATTCCCAATTCGCTAACAGCGATGACTCAATCCGAATCATGGGCATTGATGCAAAAATCTCTGGAGTACCGCGCCGATGAAGTAGCATTAAGCTAGATGGAACTAGCCTTAGTCCAATTCCCGCATTGCGAAGCTGCCAATATAATTGAGAAGCAAGTTGTGTTTCTGGCAAGCCTTCCGCAATCACCTCTTTTGCCCCAGAACTAATAATAGATTGTATTGCGTGTGAAGTATTAGCGAGAGAAGAAGTAAGTACCCCGACAACTTTATAGCCAGTTCTTTTTTCGACAATTTTGGCTAAGTATGATAAGCGATCGCTAGGCGCAATGATAAAAACTGGCGTATGGATTCTGGCGATCGGAAACTGATCAAAGAGCAAAGTTAATAGCAAGCGTAATCCGATAATCATGACTATGCTGCCAATCCATGCTGGAAAAAACAGCGATCGCGGGGCATCAACTGTAGGGCTATAAAAATAGCTGACCACCAAAGATGCCATGTAAACGCTGCTAATGACTTGAGCTTGCTTTACATAGTTACGCCATTGTGACTCTCCTCGATAAAAGTTGTGATAAGCAAATCCTGTGACGATCGCAGCTGCAAAAGCCCAAAACAAACCCGTAAATCCTGCAAATTCGCCCCAATTAAGTTCTGGCGGTAGGGGTGAAAAGTCTTGATTGAGTCTCCGAGAAACTTGCCATGCTATGCCCAATCCCAAGGTGTCGCTAG is part of the Pseudanabaena sp. BC1403 genome and encodes:
- a CDS encoding sugar transferase; amino-acid sequence: MRVSSDRKPTKKHTEQCAKKYDIRAGNQIKQWSMVECNWLRSLFLIASDTLGLGIAWQVSRRLNQDFSPLPPELNWGEFAGFTGLFWAFAAAIVTGFAYHNFYRGESQWRNYVKQAQVISSVYMASLVVSYFYSPTVDAPRSLFFPAWIGSIVMIIGLRLLLTLLFDQFPIARIHTPVFIIAPSDRLSYLAKIVEKRTGYKVVGVLTSSLANTSHAIQSIISSGAKEVIAEGLPETQLASQLYWQLRNAGIGLRLVPSSLMLLHRRGTPEIFASMPMIRIESSLLANWEYIFKRCLDLVAAFLGLIVLSPVFIGVAIAIKTSSKGSVFYTQDRIGLQGQSFRMWKFRSMFMDADRRQSELEHLNKSSDGVMFKIEQDPRIIPIGHFLRSTSLDELPQLFNVLIGQMSLVGPRPLPVRDVARFTSWHHTRHLVMPGITGLWQISGRSDLDTIDDVAKLDLFYIDRWSLNFDLEILIETLRLVLFGKGAY